The following DNA comes from Mycolicibacterium aromaticivorans JS19b1 = JCM 16368.
GCGGCGCCGGCGACGTCGACCAGGAACTCCGACGCCTCGTCGACGGTCATCGCGAGCACGTCGGCGATCGTACGGTCGCGATAGCGTACGTCGAGCGTCTCATCGGAATAGCGCGCGCCTTTGCACGCCGGGCAGGTGGCGTAAGTTCCTGGCAGGAACAGCAGTTCGACCGATACGAACCCCTCCCCCTGACAGGTCGAGCAGCGACCTTCGGCCACGTTGAACGAGAACCTGCCTGCCGTCCAGCCGCGGCGACGGGCTTTCGGTGTCGCGGCGAACTCGCGGCGGACGGCGTCGAACAGGCCGGTATAGGTCGCCAACGTCGAGCGCGGCGTCCGCCCGATCGGGCGCTGGTCGACCGATACCAGCCGGCTGATCTCGTCGACGCCCTGTGCGGTCACGCCGAGGCTGGCGTCGTGATCGAGATCGATTATCCCGCTGTCAGTTTCGTCGTCAGCCGGTTCGGCCGGCTCGGCGGCGTGTGCCGTGCCGAGATGGCTGCTCACGACATCGCCGAGAACTTTGACGACGAGCGTCGATTTTCCTGACCCGGACACTCCGGTGACGGCGGTGTACACCCCGAGTGGCACATCGACGTCGAGGTCTTTCAGATTGTGGAATCGGATCCCGCGCAGCCGAAGCCGCGCGGACGGCGTGCGCAGCGGGTGAGACGGCGGGGTACCCCCTCCGAAGAGGTACTGCCGAGTGACCGACTCCTCGACGTGGGCGAGACCCGGGACCGGGCCGCTGTAGAGCACGTCCCCGCCACACTCCCCGGCTCCGGGCCCCACGTCGACGATCCAGTCGGCACGGCTCACCACGTCCATGTCGTGCTCGACGACGAAGAGCGAATTACCCGCGCGCCGCAGCCGATCCAGCACGTCGAGGAGCGGTTCGACATCGGCGGGGTGCAGTCCGGCTGACGGTTCGTCAAGCACATACAGCACACCGAACAAGCCGGCACGCAATTGGGTGGCCAGCCGCAGCCGCTGCAGTTCACCCGGTGACACCGTCGGCGTGCGGCGACCGAGCGTCAGATAACCGAGGCCGAGATCTATCAGCACCTGCAGGCGTGCGACGAGGTCGGCGGCGATCATGGTCGCCACTTCGGTCAGTTCACCGGAGTCTGTCGACTCATATGCAGCGGCCGCGTCGGTCCGAGATGCTGCCGGGCGCAACGTATCCGCGAGGTCGGTCAGCGGCATGGCCACGTAATCGGCGATGGTGCGTCCGGCGAACGTCACCTGCAGCGCCTCCGGCCGAAGACCGGAACCACCGCACAACGGGCATTCGACGCTGTCGACGAACTGTAAAACCCGGCGGCGCATCATCGCGCTCTGCGAGTTGGCCAGCGTGTGGCGTACGTGACGTTCGGCGCTGGAGAAGGTGCCGTTGTAGTAGTAGTCAGCCTGCACCGGGTGCTGAGTCGGATCGATTTCCACCGTTGGCTGCTCATCGGTGAACAGGATCCAATTACGTTGTCGCTTAGGCAGTTTTTTCCATGGCCTGTCTATGTCATACCCCAGCGTGACGAGGATGTCGCGCAAGTTCTGTCCCTGCCATGCGCCTGGCCATGCCGCGACGGCACCGTCGCGGATCGTCAGTGACGGGTCGGGTACCAGCGTCTCTTCGGTGACCCGGTGGATTCGTCCCAACCCGTGGCACTGCGGGCATGCGCCGACCGCGGTGTTCGGGGAGAATGCATCGGAGTCCAATCGTTCCGTCGCTCCGGGCGGATAGGTTCCGGCACGGGAGAACAACATTCGAAGCAGATTCGACAAAGTGGTGACGGTGCCGACCGTCGACCGCGACGTCGCCGAACCCCGGCGCTGCTGCAATGCGACCGCAGGAGGTAGCCCGGTGATGTCGTCGACTTTGGGTGCGCCGGTGGGCAACAGCAGCCGGCGCGCGTAGGGCGCGACCGACTCGAAGTAGCGGCGCTGAGCTTCGGCATAGATGGTGCCGAAGGCCAGCGACGACTTGCCGGACCCGGAGATGCCGGTGAACGCCACCAGCGCGTCACGCGGTGCCGCGACGTCGACACCCCGCAGGTTGTGCACCCGAGTCCCGTAGACCCGCACACACGGGTCGATGCCGTCCGCACTTGTGAAGGACGATTCAGCCATGATGGCCTCACGAGTACCCGTGTTGCGGTGCTGCGACGCACCTTCGCGTCACCCACATCCAGGCCTCGACTAGGATATCTAGCGCCGATGCCGTCGGGGGCGCTTTTCCGGCGTGGTGACGATGATCGTTGATCGCGGCGCGCGCCGCGTTTGCCCGGAGGTTAAAGCCATGCGCTCTGTCAGCGCGGCAGTGATTGTCACAGTTGCCGCCATGTCCTTTTCGTCCGGCCTGGCGGCAGCCGCCCCGAAGGATTACTGCGCCGACCTCAAAGGCGCCAACACCGGCAGTACGTGTGAGATCCAGCTCTCCGACCCGGCGTACAGCGTCGACATCAGCATCCCACTGGACTACCCGGACCAGAAATCGGTCGCCGATTACATCTCCCAGACGCGTGATGCGTTCCTCGCCACAGCCAAGTCCGGCGCGCCCAGCAGTCCTTCCGCCACGTTGAGCATCAAGGCGACCGAGTACAACTCAGCGATTCCCCCGCGCGGCACGCAGGCCGTGGTGTTCACGATCACCCAGAATGTCGGCGGCGGGCCCTCCAAGACGACGTACAAGGCGTTCAACTGGGACCAGAGCTACCGCAAGGCGATCACCTACACCGCCGCACCCGACGACAAGCTGAACACCCCGCTGTGGCGGGTGGACGATCCGCTGAAGACCGTCGCGCCCATCGTCGCGTCCGAACTGCAGCAGCAGCTGGCACCGCCGCCGCCGCCGGCCGCGCCGCCCACGCAACCCGGGCAGCCGGCGACGACGACACCATCCAGTACCGCTCCCACCACCCCGCCGCCGCCGTTGGCGTTCGCGCCGGGGGCGCTCTACAACCCGGCCAACTATCAGAATTTCGCAGTGGTCAACGACGGGGTGATCTTCTTCTTTGACCAGGGCGCGTTGTTGCCCGCCTCAGCCGGCGCCCTGCACGTTCTGGTGCCTCGGTCTGCGATCGATCCGATGATCGCCTAACACCCAGAGCTGTGGCCACGCACGACGCGCAGGTGTGACGACGATGACCAGTCATCGTGCGAGAGAGGGGCTTTCATGCGACTACCGCGCGATATCGCATACTTCAACCGCCGCGTCACCAATCGGGCAGCTCAATCGATCACCCCGTGGCTTCCAGGGCTGGGAACGCTCCAGCACATCGGACGCGAGTCCGGTAGGCGATACCGAACACCTCTGTTGGTTTTCCCGACCCGAGACGGCTTCGTCATCCTCATCGGCTACGGGCTCGAATCCGACTGGCTGAAGAACGTATTGGCCGGCGGAGCGACGGCGCTGGAGAAGCGGAACAAAGCGGTCCCGTTGGTCGATCCGCGGATCTGCAGCAAGGCTGACGCGGCGAACCTCGTCACACCCGCATTCCGAACGTTCTATCGGCTATTCCCCTATAACGAAGCGGCGTTGGTGCTGACGAGGAGTGCAAACACTTCGTCCTAGAGCCTTCGCAGCCGTCAGCGGCATACTGTGGCCGTTCGCTCGGCGAGCGCGACGCGGCTTTACCCAGGTGTGTGCACTTCGCCGCTCCGTCACGGGGAGGATCGAACCTGGGTGTCGGGCTCCGTCGGCTGTGCGGCCGTCCCACCCGGAAGCTCGCTCAGACCGATACACGTCCCACTGTCCGAACCGTCACACGGGATCCCGCGGATCTCTGGCAACTGATTGGGGCCGCGCTGGTTCACCTCAGCCTGTGGCGGATCAATCGAGGGTAAGCAGCCGTCAAAGTAGATCTGGCTGGTTTCGTTGGTCGGGCAAGGATCGGCGACCGGGGTGGCCGGCGAGGCCAAGATCACTCCCATCGCCAGCGGAAACCCCGCCGCGGCCGACACACCACCGATCATCGTGGCTAGTAGTCGTGTGCTCTTCACCGAAAACTTCCTCTCCAGTATGGTTCGGGATCCCGTGTGGCCGGGCCGCAGTAGCTCGATGTCGCACAACGAAACCAACCGGGTTGCACGCAATCCTGTGGCCTGCTTTGAGATCCCGGCGTCCTGAAGCTGCGTTCCGCAGCCGTGACGCTAGGGCAGCGTCCTTAACCCATCGGGCTACGTAACCTGTACCCACAGTTGCGCCGCGTAATAGCTGTCACGAGATAGATTTCTGGGGCAGATGGCGATGACGTGAAGTGCGATTGCACCGTCATGACGTTGCAGCGCAACCGATCCGCACCGACGATGTTGACGAGCCCAGGCTGTCGGCCGACTTTCGCTCTGGTGCCGGCGATCGCCAGTGGCACGAGGAGTGACCCGTCGGTCGGGGCGCACTGCCGCCTCAATTCAGCTGGTGGCCTTCAGTCATCGAAGGTCATCGTCATCAGGTAGTGGTGCACCTTCGTGCTGGTGGGCACGGGAAGGCCGATGAGGCCTGGCAATTCGGCGACGAGCCGTTCGGCGACAGTGAACAACTTCACGTTCAGTTCTTGAGATCGCCACTTCAACACGTCGAAAGCAGCGTCGGGCGTGATGCGGTAGATCGCCATGATCATTCCCTTGGCGAGGTCGATGACCTCGCGGTGCGCGACGATTTCATCGAGCTTCTCGTTGAGAGAAAGCTGCAGATCCGCGGCGAAGCCCTCGGTGACGTCGATGTAGAAGCCACGAGTCGCCGTGATTCTGCCGTCGTGGCCGGTTACGGCGTCGCCGACCACGACGACCCTGCGGATCTCCCCGGCGGCGGTTCGGATGCGGTGGCGGCTGCTGAACGGCGCCGATGTCGGTGCGAGTAGCGCACCCACCCGCCCGAGATCGTCGGGATGTTTGTGGCTGAGCA
Coding sequences within:
- a CDS encoding excinuclease ABC subunit UvrA translates to MAESSFTSADGIDPCVRVYGTRVHNLRGVDVAAPRDALVAFTGISGSGKSSLAFGTIYAEAQRRYFESVAPYARRLLLPTGAPKVDDITGLPPAVALQQRRGSATSRSTVGTVTTLSNLLRMLFSRAGTYPPGATERLDSDAFSPNTAVGACPQCHGLGRIHRVTEETLVPDPSLTIRDGAVAAWPGAWQGQNLRDILVTLGYDIDRPWKKLPKRQRNWILFTDEQPTVEIDPTQHPVQADYYYNGTFSSAERHVRHTLANSQSAMMRRRVLQFVDSVECPLCGGSGLRPEALQVTFAGRTIADYVAMPLTDLADTLRPAASRTDAAAAYESTDSGELTEVATMIAADLVARLQVLIDLGLGYLTLGRRTPTVSPGELQRLRLATQLRAGLFGVLYVLDEPSAGLHPADVEPLLDVLDRLRRAGNSLFVVEHDMDVVSRADWIVDVGPGAGECGGDVLYSGPVPGLAHVEESVTRQYLFGGGTPPSHPLRTPSARLRLRGIRFHNLKDLDVDVPLGVYTAVTGVSGSGKSTLVVKVLGDVVSSHLGTAHAAEPAEPADDETDSGIIDLDHDASLGVTAQGVDEISRLVSVDQRPIGRTPRSTLATYTGLFDAVRREFAATPKARRRGWTAGRFSFNVAEGRCSTCQGEGFVSVELLFLPGTYATCPACKGARYSDETLDVRYRDRTIADVLAMTVDEASEFLVDVAGAARSLTTLREVGLGYLRLGQPATELSGGEAQRIKLASELQRPRRGHTLYVLDEPTTGLHPADVDLLDGQLHRLVDVGNTVVVAEHDMRMVAGADWVIDLGPGAGSDGGRVVAAGPPQDVARATGSRTAPFLAKRLALSATR
- a CDS encoding nitroreductase family deazaflavin-dependent oxidoreductase; its protein translation is MRLPRDIAYFNRRVTNRAAQSITPWLPGLGTLQHIGRESGRRYRTPLLVFPTRDGFVILIGYGLESDWLKNVLAGGATALEKRNKAVPLVDPRICSKADAANLVTPAFRTFYRLFPYNEAALVLTRSANTSS
- a CDS encoding PAS and ANTAR domain-containing protein translates to MSPDKRREYGSFTAAQPAVDGQSPNPTDEALVDGPPQRVGRFEYHYGTDTWIWSDAVARMHGYRPGEVTPTTELVLSHKHPDDLGRVGALLAPTSAPFSSRHRIRTAAGEIRRVVVVGDAVTGHDGRITATRGFYIDVTEGFAADLQLSLNEKLDEIVAHREVIDLAKGMIMAIYRITPDAAFDVLKWRSQELNVKLFTVAERLVAELPGLIGLPVPTSTKVHHYLMTMTFDD
- a CDS encoding RsiV family protein, producing the protein MRSVSAAVIVTVAAMSFSSGLAAAAPKDYCADLKGANTGSTCEIQLSDPAYSVDISIPLDYPDQKSVADYISQTRDAFLATAKSGAPSSPSATLSIKATEYNSAIPPRGTQAVVFTITQNVGGGPSKTTYKAFNWDQSYRKAITYTAAPDDKLNTPLWRVDDPLKTVAPIVASELQQQLAPPPPPAAPPTQPGQPATTTPSSTAPTTPPPPLAFAPGALYNPANYQNFAVVNDGVIFFFDQGALLPASAGALHVLVPRSAIDPMIA